The following proteins are co-located in the Neodiprion virginianus isolate iyNeoVirg1 chromosome 6, iyNeoVirg1.1, whole genome shotgun sequence genome:
- the LOC124307903 gene encoding uncharacterized protein LOC124307903, translating into MESECRLNQENIMWDENNGQYQLADGDWEIFAEKLECYLLSKNITDDEVKVAILVTRLGKDAHALLRKLVAPAKITHKKYDELIEIMTNQLRCMPSEVRERYDFHALRQEPGETIGQFVTKLKNYASYCNFENVNIALRDQFVWGVNDEEIRVALFETTELTFEKAVEIAVVQETIGTEMDMSLSTQNQDIMEDRGMPEATFRYTVRNFSKLDCERLSPTFYVRNLPWNILVKPCTNRTRDHESRKSLGFFLECNRENESFTWSCYASIEFRLLSHKKNQKPLTGRTEHLFCRMDYDWGYRDFMYWEDLLDKEQGYIKNDSIVLEVHVVAGEPHDVMD; encoded by the exons A TGGAATCAGAGTGTCGGTTAAACCAGGAAAACATTATGTGGGATGAGAACAACGGGCAATATCAACTCGCTGACGGGGATTGGGAGATTTTTGCGGAAAAATTGGAGTGCTATCTGCTGTCGAAGAACATAACGGACGATGAAGTTAAAGTTGCAATCCTGGTTACGCGGCTAGGAAAAGACGCACACGCGTTGCTCAGGAAGCTTGTCGCTCCTGCAAAAATCACACATAAAAAATACGACGAgctgattgaaattatgacCAACCAACTACGCTGCATGCCGTCCGAAGTAAGGGAACGCTACGACTTTCATGCACTTAGACAAGAACCGGGAGAAACAATAGGCCAGTTCGTTACCAAGTTGAAAAACTATGCGTCTTACTGCAATTTCGAAAATGTTAACATTGCTTTGAGAGATCAGTTCGTGTGGGGAGTGAACGACGAAGAGATACGTGTTGCATTGTTTGAAACAACAGAACTGACCTTTGAAAAGGCCGTAGAAATAGCAGTGGTGCAAGAAACAATCGGTACAGAGATGGATATGTCCCTTTCTACGCAAAATCAAGATATAATGGAAGACAGGGGAATGCCAGAGGCGACTTTCCGTTACACGGTGAGGAATTTTTCCAAGTTGGATTGCGAGCGGCTATCGCCAACTTTCTACGTACGCAATCTTCCGTGGAATATTTTGGTAAAGCCTTGTACTAACCGGACAAGAGATCACGAATCGAGGAAGTCCCTCGGCTTCTTTTTGGAATGCAACAGGGAAAACGAATCGTTCACATGGAGTTGCTACGCGTCAATAGAGTTCAGGCTCCTCTCCCACAAGAAAAATCAGAAACCTCTTACCGGAAGAACTGAACACTTATTCTGCAGAATGGATTATGACTGGGGATATCGGGATTTTATGTATTGGGAAGATCTGCTTGACAAAGAACAAGGCTACATTAAGAATGACTCTATCGTGCTCGAAGTCCATGTGGTAGCAGGTGAGCCGCACGATGTTATGGACTAG